A window of Desulfuromonas sp. contains these coding sequences:
- a CDS encoding HDIG domain-containing metalloprotein: MRRFLFLGERQQRHLLLVLLALVLTVIIIPKGGFVPDYYQPGDIASRDIKAPREMLVADQPLTEKKRLEAEEAVLPLYDFDPQTGQEIPGKIEAAVSRLQGGLLGAATENLVEDLQGLLGVSLEDSEMGALRAFAVTPAGQEALPAEATPEASERPAVEQPTGSDAAKPGPDPLSGLRQAMVQTLGRKVVGNLQLFQADRSRGVIIRNLVSRTEAEGNNLESVIGLGDAQDLLRDRLKQIEGLSDDQRRGVTSLVQKLLRPNLTFNKNETEDRKRQAREAVKPVLFQVKKGEMIVREGERVNEGQIKKLKALSQLGNHYSTLRTGAGLFLSILLLSFVGHRFARRNIRKYHPNTRDLLFLVTTFIGLFGLIKLAIFISTALESAFPYVDSASYYYLFPFAVGTMLVRIVLNSEVALVFALVSSLLMGVLFGNSLFIAIYALVGSMTAAHWVRHCKERTTLYNAGLRLSLINALLILGIHLLAGRAFDVQLLYKLGFGLAGGLFCAVVVTGTIPLVEHLFKYTTDIKLLELANMNKPVLRELMIQAPGTYHHSIIVGNLVETAAEAINANPLLARVAAYYHDIGKIRKPLYFVENMGGGENKHDKLAPSMSALILMSHVKDGVETARENRLGESLVDILRQHHGTALIKFFFDKAKNNEDPEVQQVNERDYRYPGPKPQTREAALIMLADAVEAASRTLPDPTPARIQGMVQKIINNIFIDGQLDECELTLKDLHNIAKSFNRILAGIFHHRIDYPEPAYKGRENEPVRKKNVDDPHREQAKEPKVKDPGPGKGGGEDLKRLGMS; encoded by the coding sequence GTGAGGCGTTTTCTCTTCTTGGGAGAGCGCCAGCAGAGGCATTTGCTCTTGGTTCTGCTCGCTCTGGTTCTTACCGTGATTATCATTCCCAAGGGGGGGTTCGTTCCCGACTATTATCAGCCGGGGGATATCGCCTCGCGGGACATCAAGGCCCCCCGGGAAATGCTCGTCGCGGACCAGCCCCTCACTGAAAAAAAGCGGCTTGAAGCCGAAGAGGCTGTTCTCCCCCTTTACGATTTCGACCCGCAGACCGGCCAGGAAATCCCCGGCAAGATCGAGGCGGCCGTCAGCAGGCTTCAGGGCGGCCTGTTGGGAGCCGCAACAGAGAACCTGGTGGAGGATCTTCAGGGTCTTCTGGGGGTCAGCCTTGAAGATTCCGAAATGGGCGCTTTGAGGGCCTTTGCCGTGACTCCTGCCGGTCAGGAGGCTCTCCCGGCGGAGGCGACACCCGAGGCCAGTGAACGACCTGCGGTCGAACAACCAACCGGATCCGACGCGGCAAAGCCCGGTCCCGATCCCCTTTCGGGCCTGCGCCAGGCGATGGTTCAGACCCTGGGGCGCAAGGTTGTAGGCAACCTCCAGCTTTTCCAGGCCGATCGTTCTAGAGGGGTTATCATTCGCAACCTGGTCAGCCGGACCGAGGCCGAGGGGAACAACCTGGAGAGCGTCATCGGGTTGGGCGACGCCCAGGACCTGTTGCGTGACAGGCTGAAGCAGATTGAAGGCCTGTCGGACGATCAGCGCAGGGGAGTGACCTCCCTGGTTCAGAAGCTGCTGCGGCCCAACCTGACCTTCAACAAGAACGAGACCGAGGATCGCAAGCGCCAGGCGCGCGAGGCGGTCAAGCCGGTCCTGTTTCAAGTCAAGAAGGGCGAGATGATCGTCCGGGAGGGCGAGCGGGTCAACGAGGGGCAGATCAAAAAGCTCAAGGCCCTGAGTCAGCTGGGCAACCATTACAGCACCCTGAGGACCGGCGCCGGGCTGTTTCTCTCAATTCTGCTGCTGTCTTTCGTCGGACACCGGTTCGCCCGGCGCAATATCCGGAAGTACCATCCCAACACCCGGGATCTTCTGTTCCTGGTCACGACCTTCATCGGGCTGTTCGGCCTCATCAAGCTCGCTATATTTATCTCCACTGCGCTGGAAAGCGCCTTCCCCTACGTCGATTCGGCGAGCTACTACTATCTCTTCCCCTTTGCCGTCGGGACCATGCTGGTGAGGATCGTCCTCAACTCGGAAGTGGCCCTTGTTTTCGCCCTCGTCTCTTCGCTGCTCATGGGCGTGCTGTTCGGCAACAGCCTTTTCATCGCCATCTATGCCCTGGTCGGAAGCATGACCGCGGCTCACTGGGTTCGGCACTGCAAGGAGCGCACGACTCTCTACAACGCAGGGCTGAGGCTCTCGCTCATCAACGCTTTGCTGATCCTGGGCATCCATCTCCTGGCGGGACGGGCCTTCGACGTGCAGCTGCTCTACAAGCTCGGCTTCGGTCTGGCGGGCGGTCTGTTCTGCGCGGTGGTCGTCACCGGGACCATTCCCCTCGTGGAACACCTTTTCAAGTACACCACAGACATCAAGCTCCTCGAGCTGGCCAACATGAACAAGCCGGTTCTTCGGGAGTTGATGATTCAGGCCCCGGGCACCTATCACCATTCCATTATCGTGGGGAACCTTGTGGAGACGGCGGCCGAGGCGATCAACGCCAACCCCCTTCTGGCGCGGGTGGCCGCTTACTATCACGACATCGGCAAGATTCGCAAACCCCTGTATTTCGTTGAAAACATGGGCGGAGGGGAGAACAAGCACGACAAACTCGCTCCCTCCATGAGCGCCCTTATTCTCATGTCTCACGTCAAGGACGGTGTCGAAACCGCTCGGGAGAACAGGCTCGGTGAATCCCTGGTCGATATTTTACGCCAGCATCACGGGACCGCGCTGATCAAGTTCTTTTTCGACAAGGCCAAGAATAACGAGGACCCCGAGGTTCAGCAGGTCAACGAGAGGGATTATCGCTACCCCGGGCCCAAGCCCCAGACCCGCGAGGCGGCTCTTATCATGCTCGCCGATGCGGTGGAAGCGGCCAGCCGGACCCTGCCTGACCCGACCCCCGCACGCATTCAGGGCATGGTTCAGAAAATTATCAACAATATCTTCATCGACGGCCAGCTCGACGAATGTGAGTTGACCCTGAAGGATTTGCACAACATCGCCAAGAGTTTCAACCGTATTCTGGCGGGGATTTTCCATCATCGCATCGATTACCCCGAGCCGGCCTACAAGGGGCGGGAAAACGAACCTGTCAGGAAGAAGAACGTTGATGATCCACATCGAGAACAGGCAAAAGAACCTAAGGTTAAAGACCCAGGCCCTGGAAAAGGTGGCGGGGAGGATCTTAAGCGCCTTGGGATGTCCTGA
- a CDS encoding PhoH family protein, producing MNKSNTPGRFAAADQKLANLLFGQQNANLKQIERLLGVRIGSKGCEIHIQGERFQAHLAQRLLEELHGLLQEGYPLYPADIGYALRILSADSNARLKDIFLDTIFISARKKIITPKSLAQKTYIDAIRTNDVVFGIGPAGTGKTYLAMAMAVSCLAKKEVSRIVLVRPAVEAGERLGFLPGDIAEKVNPYLRPLHDALFDMMDFEKGQALIDKGVVEVAPLAFMRGRTLNDAFVILDEAQNTTAEQMKMFLTRLGFGSRAVVTGDVTQIDLPSGRLSGLVQAVEVLKGVKGIHHNFFSDRDVVRHPIVQSIVQAYERARSSSVKVKTD from the coding sequence TTGAATAAGAGCAACACCCCGGGGCGTTTTGCCGCCGCCGACCAAAAATTGGCCAACCTTCTGTTTGGCCAACAGAATGCCAACCTGAAGCAGATTGAACGGCTTTTGGGTGTGCGCATCGGTTCCAAGGGATGTGAAATTCATATCCAGGGGGAGCGGTTTCAGGCGCATCTGGCCCAGCGGCTGCTGGAGGAACTCCACGGCCTGTTGCAGGAGGGCTATCCTCTTTATCCGGCCGACATCGGGTATGCCCTGCGCATTCTAAGCGCCGATTCCAATGCCCGCCTCAAGGATATTTTTCTCGACACCATCTTCATTTCGGCCCGGAAAAAGATCATCACCCCAAAGAGCCTGGCGCAAAAGACCTATATCGACGCCATCCGGACTAACGACGTGGTTTTCGGAATCGGTCCGGCGGGAACGGGAAAGACTTATCTTGCGATGGCGATGGCGGTTTCCTGCCTGGCCAAGAAGGAGGTCAGCCGCATCGTGCTTGTGCGTCCGGCGGTCGAAGCGGGAGAGAGGCTCGGTTTTCTCCCCGGGGATATCGCCGAGAAGGTCAACCCGTACCTGCGCCCTCTGCACGACGCGTTGTTCGACATGATGGACTTTGAGAAGGGGCAGGCACTGATCGACAAGGGGGTGGTAGAGGTGGCTCCTTTGGCCTTTATGCGGGGGCGTACCCTGAACGACGCCTTCGTCATTCTCGACGAGGCTCAGAACACCACCGCGGAGCAGATGAAAATGTTCCTGACCCGGCTCGGCTTCGGAAGCCGAGCCGTCGTTACCGGTGATGTCACCCAGATCGATTTGCCATCCGGGCGTCTCTCCGGACTCGTTCAGGCCGTTGAGGTCCTCAAGGGGGTCAAGGGGATTCACCACAACTTTTTTTCCGACCGCGACGTGGTCCGTCATCCTATCGTGCAGAGCATTGTGCAGGCCTACGAAAGGGCTCGCTCGTCATCCGTAAAAGTGAAGACCGATTGA
- the eno gene encoding phosphopyruvate hydratase → MSEIVDIHAREILDSRGNPTVEVEVLLESGAMGRAAVPSGASTGEREALELRDGDKSRYLGKGVQKAVTNVNEVIADALIGWDASDQANIDRKLLDMDGTDFKSNLGANALLGISLACAKAAAEEAGLPLYQYLGGTNAKELPLPMMNIINGGEHADNNVDIQEFMIMPAGAGSFSEALRMGAEIFHALKNVLKAKGYNTAVGDEGGFAPDLGSNEEALQVIMEAIEAAGYKPGNDVLLALDVASSELYEDGTYLLANEAQPKKSAAELVAFYEDLVERYPIISIEDGMAENDWDGWKLMTEKLGDKIQIVGDDLFVTNTKILKEGIEKGIANSILIKVNQIGTLTETLEAIEMAKRAGYTSVVSHRSGETEDTTIADLAVATNAGQIKTGSLCRTDRVCKYNQLLRIEDELDDVAVFAGRDVFYNLARK, encoded by the coding sequence ATGAGCGAAATTGTCGATATTCACGCCAGAGAGATTCTCGATTCGCGTGGAAATCCCACCGTCGAGGTGGAAGTTCTTCTGGAGAGCGGGGCCATGGGCCGGGCTGCGGTACCGAGCGGTGCCTCGACCGGCGAGCGAGAGGCGCTTGAATTGCGCGACGGCGACAAATCCCGCTACCTGGGCAAAGGTGTCCAGAAAGCCGTCACCAACGTCAACGAGGTGATCGCCGACGCCCTCATCGGATGGGACGCTTCCGACCAGGCGAACATCGACCGCAAGCTCCTCGACATGGACGGCACCGATTTCAAGAGCAACCTCGGAGCCAACGCCCTGCTCGGCATCTCCCTGGCCTGCGCCAAGGCGGCCGCCGAGGAAGCCGGTCTGCCCCTCTACCAGTACCTGGGAGGGACCAACGCCAAAGAGTTGCCTCTGCCGATGATGAACATCATCAATGGTGGCGAGCATGCCGACAACAACGTCGACATCCAGGAATTCATGATCATGCCTGCCGGGGCCGGCTCCTTCAGCGAAGCCCTCCGCATGGGCGCCGAGATCTTCCACGCCCTCAAGAACGTCCTCAAGGCCAAGGGCTACAACACCGCAGTCGGCGACGAGGGCGGCTTCGCCCCCGACCTCGGGAGCAACGAGGAGGCGCTGCAGGTCATCATGGAGGCCATCGAAGCGGCCGGCTACAAGCCCGGCAACGATGTCCTGCTGGCCCTCGACGTCGCCTCCAGCGAACTCTACGAGGACGGCACCTACCTGCTGGCGAACGAGGCCCAGCCGAAGAAGAGCGCCGCCGAACTGGTGGCCTTTTACGAGGACCTGGTCGAGCGTTATCCGATCATCTCCATCGAAGACGGCATGGCCGAGAACGACTGGGACGGCTGGAAGCTGATGACCGAGAAGCTCGGAGACAAGATCCAAATCGTCGGCGACGACCTCTTCGTCACCAACACCAAAATCCTCAAGGAAGGGATCGAGAAGGGGATCGCCAACTCCATCCTCATCAAGGTCAACCAGATCGGCACCCTCACCGAGACCCTCGAGGCGATCGAGATGGCCAAACGCGCCGGCTACACCTCCGTCGTCTCGCATCGCAGTGGCGAGACCGAGGACACCACCATCGCCGACCTCGCCGTCGCGACCAACGCCGGCCAGATCAAGACCGGCTCCCTGTGCCGCACCGACCGGGTGTGCAAGTACAACCAGCTGCTGCGCATCGAGGACGAGCTGGATGACGTGGCCGTCTTCGCCGGCCGGGATGTTTTCTACAATCTCGCCCGCAAGTAA
- the ftsH gene encoding ATP-dependent zinc metalloprotease FtsH, whose protein sequence is MNKNAWKQVFFILLLILVFNYLYVTFAPREPTLVASISYSRFKHELRQDNLLEVTFQGTAIAGKFREAILVGDAQRAVPAPHFMQFQTTLPPFQDPQLLAELASRDVEVHVLPEEEPSPWATALLYLIPWVLIIGVWWFILKGMRSKGAGGGGIMGSFSKSGAHLYTRESSSVTFKDVAGLEEAKQELGEVVDFLRNPDKFTRLGGKVPRGVLLAGPPGTGKTLMAKAVAGEAGVPFFSISASQFIEMFVGVGASRVRDLFNNAKKNSPSIIFIDELDAVGRARGTGLGGGNDEREQTLNQLLAELDGFETHEEVIVMSATNRPDVLDSALLRPGRFDRQVVLDRPDWRARLGILKVHTRRIPLGDDVDLELIARGTPGMCGADLENLTNEAALIAAREDRELVVMDHLERAKDKVLMGAERKLFLSEEEKRITAYHEAGHTIVARNLPGADPIHKVTIIPRGQALGMTQQLPQDDRYHYGRGYLMTRIGVSLGGRAAEKAVFGEFSTGAQSDLKQVTELAEKMVCQWGMSEKIGPVTFNRGEEHPFLGRKLAAEKTFSEQMAWLIDQEIEKLIKKGEQTADMIIGENRSGLDALAEALLEEEVLGKDRVEEVLGRVETDSETGTRTSPVEERGGSHGQVSAGEE, encoded by the coding sequence ATGAATAAAAACGCCTGGAAACAGGTCTTTTTCATCCTCCTGCTGATCCTGGTGTTCAATTACCTGTATGTGACATTCGCGCCCCGGGAACCGACCCTGGTCGCTTCCATCAGTTACAGCCGATTTAAACACGAGCTGAGACAGGACAACCTCCTCGAGGTCACTTTTCAGGGGACGGCCATTGCCGGGAAGTTCAGGGAGGCTATCCTGGTCGGAGACGCGCAGAGGGCCGTTCCCGCCCCCCATTTCATGCAATTCCAGACCACCCTGCCGCCTTTTCAAGACCCCCAGCTCCTCGCAGAGTTAGCCAGCAGGGACGTGGAGGTCCATGTCCTGCCCGAGGAGGAGCCTTCGCCCTGGGCCACGGCCTTGCTCTACCTGATCCCCTGGGTGCTGATCATCGGGGTCTGGTGGTTCATCCTGAAAGGAATGCGTAGCAAGGGGGCGGGCGGAGGCGGGATCATGGGGAGCTTTTCCAAATCGGGGGCCCATCTCTATACCCGGGAGTCCTCCAGCGTGACCTTCAAGGACGTGGCCGGGTTGGAGGAGGCGAAACAGGAACTCGGCGAGGTGGTCGATTTTTTGCGCAACCCGGACAAATTCACCCGCCTCGGCGGGAAGGTGCCCCGCGGCGTCCTTCTGGCCGGACCGCCGGGGACAGGAAAGACCCTGATGGCCAAGGCGGTCGCCGGGGAGGCGGGGGTTCCCTTTTTCTCCATTTCCGCCTCCCAGTTTATCGAAATGTTCGTGGGGGTTGGGGCCAGCCGGGTCCGGGACCTTTTCAACAATGCCAAAAAGAATTCCCCCAGCATCATCTTTATCGATGAACTCGACGCCGTCGGCAGGGCCAGGGGGACCGGTCTCGGGGGGGGGAATGACGAGCGGGAGCAGACCCTCAACCAGCTTCTGGCCGAACTCGACGGCTTCGAGACCCACGAAGAGGTCATTGTCATGTCGGCCACCAACCGGCCCGACGTTCTCGATTCGGCCCTGTTGCGCCCGGGGCGCTTCGACCGGCAGGTTGTCCTCGACCGGCCCGACTGGCGGGCGCGCCTCGGCATTCTCAAGGTCCACACCCGTCGCATTCCTCTCGGCGATGACGTCGATCTGGAGTTGATCGCCCGCGGCACCCCGGGGATGTGCGGGGCCGACCTTGAGAACCTGACCAACGAGGCCGCCCTGATCGCCGCCCGGGAGGATCGGGAGTTGGTCGTTATGGATCACTTGGAACGGGCCAAGGACAAGGTGCTGATGGGTGCGGAGCGCAAACTCTTCCTTTCCGAGGAGGAGAAGCGGATCACCGCCTATCATGAAGCAGGCCATACCATCGTGGCCAGGAATCTGCCCGGTGCCGATCCCATCCACAAGGTCACCATCATCCCCAGGGGGCAGGCTCTGGGGATGACCCAGCAACTACCACAGGACGATCGCTACCACTACGGCCGGGGCTACCTCATGACCCGCATCGGGGTCAGCCTCGGCGGGCGGGCCGCGGAAAAGGCTGTGTTCGGCGAATTCTCCACCGGTGCTCAGAGCGACCTGAAGCAGGTGACGGAACTGGCGGAGAAGATGGTGTGCCAATGGGGGATGAGCGAGAAGATCGGCCCGGTCACCTTCAACCGTGGCGAGGAGCATCCTTTCCTGGGGCGGAAGCTGGCGGCGGAGAAGACCTTTAGCGAACAGATGGCCTGGCTGATCGACCAGGAGATCGAGAAGCTCATAAAGAAAGGGGAGCAGACCGCCGATATGATTATTGGTGAGAATCGTTCGGGCCTGGATGCGTTGGCAGAGGCCCTGCTGGAAGAGGAAGTTTTGGGAAAAGACCGTGTAGAAGAGGTCCTCGGCCGGGTCGAAACCGATTCCGAGACGGGAACCCGGACCTCCCCAGTGGAGGAGCGCGGTGGTTCGCATGGGCAGGTCTCTGCCGGGGAGGAATGA
- a CDS encoding zf-TFIIB domain-containing protein, which yields MTNVWDERKKALENEFIYKQEKEKIQKMKETAREQVVRECCRNRCPKCGDPIDPLTFRGVPLDKCPGCGGVWLGPRDLQLLAEKDHRTWFDKWFKGEKD from the coding sequence ATGACAAATGTGTGGGACGAGCGAAAAAAGGCCCTGGAAAACGAGTTTATCTACAAGCAGGAGAAAGAAAAAATTCAGAAGATGAAGGAGACCGCACGGGAGCAGGTTGTTCGGGAGTGCTGCCGTAACCGTTGCCCCAAGTGCGGGGATCCCATCGACCCCCTGACCTTTCGCGGGGTCCCCCTCGACAAGTGTCCCGGGTGCGGTGGGGTTTGGTTGGGGCCCCGTGATCTGCAGCTGCTCGCCGAGAAGGACCATCGAACCTGGTTCGACAAATGGTTCAAAGGGGAAAAAGACTGA
- the cas6 gene encoding CRISPR system precrRNA processing endoribonuclease RAMP protein Cas6, protein MGDQLELPVLFWGNGRHLVEAFAKALRALGPVGFHRGQGLFDLVAVEAVASGGEKVRIWDEGQRIGRWVLPIQDALWWLEVQDDLAENVAMDFVTPARVMSQGRPLFRASFSQIFPFLLRRVTSMLFAHCDLEVVSDSSPLLASARQVEVLESTLAWRDWRVLGEGVKEQDLGGLAGSMILGAKSLGEVDWVLRLASLFNIGKGAAYGAGHFSLSGRSASR, encoded by the coding sequence ATGGGCGATCAGCTGGAATTGCCGGTACTGTTCTGGGGGAACGGGCGGCACCTGGTGGAAGCCTTTGCCAAAGCCCTGAGGGCGCTCGGGCCGGTCGGCTTTCACAGAGGACAGGGGCTCTTCGACCTGGTGGCGGTTGAAGCCGTGGCTTCCGGCGGGGAGAAGGTAAGGATTTGGGACGAGGGGCAGAGGATCGGACGTTGGGTCCTTCCGATTCAAGATGCCCTGTGGTGGCTCGAGGTTCAGGATGACCTGGCGGAGAATGTGGCCATGGACTTTGTCACACCCGCCCGCGTGATGTCCCAGGGACGGCCCCTCTTCCGGGCCAGTTTCTCCCAAATATTCCCCTTTCTGCTGCGCAGGGTGACCTCCATGCTTTTTGCCCATTGCGACCTGGAGGTCGTCAGCGATTCAAGCCCTCTCCTGGCTTCAGCCCGGCAGGTGGAGGTTTTGGAAAGCACCCTGGCCTGGCGGGACTGGCGGGTCCTGGGGGAAGGAGTGAAAGAGCAGGATTTGGGGGGACTGGCCGGATCGATGATTCTGGGGGCAAAGAGCCTCGGGGAGGTCGACTGGGTGCTGAGGCTCGCCTCTCTGTTCAATATTGGCAAGGGGGCGGCCTACGGAGCAGGCCACTTCTCCCTTTCCGGTCGTTCCGCCAGCCGCTAG
- a CDS encoding succinate dehydrogenase/fumarate reductase iron-sulfur subunit: MNLTLHVWRQKGPNAKGKIEQYEAKDVSPDMSFLEMLDEVNEDLIKKGVEPIIFDHDCREGICGMCSQVINGIPHGPEEEITVCQLHMRRFKDGDHVFIEPWRSRAFPVIKDLMVDRGAFDRIIQSYGYTSAHTGGVPDGNAIPIAKTAADESMDAAACIGCGACVAACPNASAMLFVAAKVSHLGVLPQGEVEAARRVRAMVEQMDAEGFGNCTNHYECEAACPKGIKVKFIGRLNRELMKALPKGK, from the coding sequence ATGAATCTGACACTGCACGTATGGCGCCAGAAGGGCCCCAACGCGAAGGGGAAGATAGAGCAGTACGAGGCGAAGGATGTCAGCCCCGACATGTCTTTCCTCGAAATGCTCGACGAAGTCAACGAAGACCTGATCAAGAAGGGGGTCGAGCCGATCATCTTCGACCACGACTGCCGCGAGGGAATCTGCGGCATGTGTTCCCAGGTCATCAACGGCATCCCCCACGGTCCCGAGGAGGAGATCACCGTCTGCCAGCTGCACATGCGGCGTTTCAAGGACGGCGACCACGTCTTCATCGAGCCGTGGCGCTCCCGGGCCTTCCCGGTCATCAAGGACCTGATGGTTGACCGCGGTGCCTTTGATCGCATCATCCAGTCCTACGGCTACACCTCCGCCCACACCGGCGGGGTGCCCGACGGCAATGCCATTCCCATCGCCAAGACGGCCGCCGACGAGTCGATGGACGCCGCCGCCTGCATCGGCTGCGGGGCCTGCGTCGCCGCCTGCCCCAACGCCTCGGCGATGCTCTTCGTCGCCGCCAAGGTTTCGCACCTCGGGGTCCTGCCCCAGGGCGAGGTCGAAGCCGCCCGCCGGGTCCGGGCCATGGTGGAGCAGATGGACGCCGAAGGCTTCGGCAACTGCACCAACCACTACGAGTGTGAGGCCGCCTGCCCCAAGGGGATCAAGGTCAAGTTCATCGGTCGTCTCAATCGTGAGCTGATGAAGGCCCTGCCCAAGGGCAAATAA
- a CDS encoding fumarate reductase/succinate dehydrogenase flavoprotein subunit, producing the protein MILDGKCPTGPIETSWDRHRFESKLVNPANKRKFKVLVVGTGLAGGAAAATLGELGYNVEAFCYQDSARRAHSIAAQGGINAAKAYPNDGDSIYRLFYDTIKGGDFRAREADVWRLAQVSNNIIDQCVAQGVPFARDYAGYLDNRSFGGAQVSRTFYARGQTGQQLLIGAYQALSRQVKAKTVKLFERREMLDLVVVDGVAKGITCRNLVSGEIESYWGDAVVLATGGYVNVFYLSTNAMGCSVTAAWKAARKGAYMANPCYTQIHPTCIPQTGDHQSKLTLMSESLRNDGRCWVPKKKADCDKAPGDIPEGDRDYYLERKYPSFGNLAPRDIASRAAKEQCDDERGVGPGKRGVYLDYQTAIDRVGESTIRERYGNLFQMYEKITDENAYKQPMRIYPAPHYSMGGLWVDYNCMSNVPGLFVLGEANFSVHGANRLGASALMQGLADGYFVIPYTIGNYLATVKPGVVKDDHPAFKKSVEEVKAHIKKLLSINGKKTVSELHRELGKVMWENVGMARSDASLKKALKRIPQIRDEFWNNVKVTGNADETNQQLENAGRLADFLEFAEIMTKDALHREESCGGHFRTEHQTDDGEAMRDDENFTYVGAWEFKGVGKEPELHKEPLKFENVKLAVRSYK; encoded by the coding sequence GTGATATTAGACGGAAAATGTCCTACCGGACCTATCGAAACTTCATGGGATCGTCACCGTTTCGAATCGAAACTGGTGAACCCCGCCAATAAGCGCAAGTTCAAAGTCCTCGTTGTCGGCACCGGCCTGGCCGGCGGCGCCGCCGCCGCGACCCTTGGCGAGCTCGGCTACAACGTCGAGGCGTTCTGCTACCAGGACAGCGCCCGGCGCGCCCACTCGATCGCCGCCCAGGGCGGGATCAACGCCGCAAAGGCCTACCCGAACGACGGCGACAGCATCTACCGCCTCTTCTACGACACCATCAAGGGCGGCGACTTCCGGGCCCGCGAGGCCGACGTCTGGCGTCTGGCCCAGGTGTCGAACAACATCATCGACCAGTGCGTCGCCCAGGGTGTGCCCTTTGCCCGCGACTACGCCGGTTACCTGGACAACCGCTCTTTCGGCGGCGCCCAGGTTTCCCGGACCTTCTACGCCCGCGGCCAGACCGGCCAGCAGCTGCTGATCGGCGCCTACCAGGCCCTTTCCCGCCAGGTCAAGGCCAAAACCGTCAAGCTCTTCGAGCGCCGCGAGATGCTCGACCTGGTCGTGGTCGACGGGGTTGCCAAGGGGATCACCTGCCGCAACCTGGTCAGCGGCGAGATCGAGTCCTACTGGGGCGACGCCGTGGTGCTCGCCACCGGCGGCTACGTCAACGTCTTCTATCTCTCGACCAACGCCATGGGGTGCAGCGTCACCGCCGCATGGAAGGCCGCCCGCAAGGGCGCTTACATGGCCAACCCCTGCTACACCCAGATCCACCCGACCTGCATTCCGCAGACCGGCGACCATCAGTCGAAGCTGACCCTGATGTCCGAGTCGCTGCGTAACGACGGCCGCTGCTGGGTGCCCAAGAAGAAGGCCGACTGCGACAAGGCCCCCGGCGACATCCCCGAAGGTGACCGCGACTATTACCTGGAGCGCAAGTACCCCTCCTTCGGCAACCTCGCCCCCCGCGACATCGCCTCCCGCGCCGCCAAAGAGCAGTGCGACGACGAGCGCGGCGTCGGCCCCGGCAAGCGCGGCGTCTACCTCGACTACCAGACCGCCATCGACCGGGTCGGCGAGAGCACCATCCGGGAGCGCTACGGCAACCTCTTCCAGATGTACGAGAAAATCACTGACGAGAACGCCTACAAGCAGCCGATGCGCATCTACCCCGCCCCCCACTACTCCATGGGCGGGCTGTGGGTCGACTACAACTGCATGAGCAACGTCCCCGGTCTCTTCGTCCTCGGCGAGGCGAACTTCTCCGTCCACGGCGCCAACCGCCTCGGGGCCTCCGCCCTGATGCAGGGTCTGGCCGACGGCTACTTCGTCATCCCCTACACCATCGGCAACTACCTCGCCACGGTCAAGCCCGGCGTCGTCAAGGACGACCATCCCGCCTTCAAGAAGTCGGTGGAAGAGGTTAAAGCCCATATCAAGAAGCTTCTCTCCATCAACGGCAAGAAGACGGTCAGCGAACTGCACCGCGAGCTGGGCAAGGTCATGTGGGAAAACGTCGGCATGGCCCGTTCCGACGCCAGCCTGAAAAAGGCCCTCAAGCGCATCCCCCAGATTCGCGACGAGTTCTGGAACAACGTGAAGGTCACCGGGAACGCCGATGAGACCAACCAGCAGCTCGAGAACGCCGGCCGCCTGGCCGACTTCCTCGAGTTCGCCGAGATCATGACCAAGGACGCCCTGCACCGTGAGGAGTCCTGCGGCGGCCATTTCCGGACCGAGCATCAGACCGATGACGGGGAAGCCATGCGCGACGACGAGAATTTCACCTACGTCGGCGCCTGGGAGTTCAAGGGGGTCGGCAAGGAGCCCGAGCTCCACAAGGAGCCCCTGAAATTCGAAAATGTCAAACTTGCCGTGAGGAGTTATAAATAA